The DNA segment TCAATTGCAAATTTGCTATTATGTGGTGCCATGCTAAAGAAACTCGATCACATCGGAATTGCGGTAGCTGATCTGGAGGCCTCAGTTAAAAAATACCAACAAATTACCGGTAAAAAGTCGGGCGGGAAAGAAGTGGTGGCCGAGCAGAAAGTGGCTACAGTTTTTTTCCCCCTCGGCGAAACCCGGCTTGAGCTGTTAAAAGGCACTCAGCCGGATTCGCCCATTTCAAAGTTTATTGAAAAACGCGGCGAAGGCATTCACCACATTTGCTTTGAGGTAGAGAATTTAGCTCAGTCAAAAACAGACATGTCCAAAACGGGTCTGCAGTTTATAGAAAATATTTCCGAGGCCGGCGCCGCCGGCTCAAAAGTCGCATTTATTCATCCAAAAAGTACCGGTGGCATTCTGATTGAGCTGGTAGAATACCCAAAAGGAGACGCGGTTTAGTGTCTCAGTATAAATTGGTACAATTGCGGACAACACAATTTATGATCTCCATAAAAACGAAAAGCGAGGAGCCCTTCGGCTGCGCTCAGGACAGGCTCCGAGGGAAGAGCGACCCAGATGCAAGCTCGCTCATCGCTCATCAAGTTCCTCAGGTGCGACCAGGGCTCCATAAAAAGTACTCCAATGATGAAACGGTGTACTAGAAAATGACCTCTGCTCAATCGCCGCAAGAGAAGCTAAACACTCTCCCCAAAAAGCCCGGTTGTTATTTATTCAAAGACAAGAATAATAAAATCATTTACATTGGCAAAGCCAAGGTCCTGCGAACTCGCGTGCGCTCGTATTTCCAGGACAGCAGGTTTGAGGGGCCAAAAATTGAGAGACTGAAGACCAGGATTGCTGATTTCGAAACGATTGTCACGGATTCGGAGACGGAAGCGCTGATCCTCGAAATGAATTTAATCAAAGAATATAAACCCCGTTACAACATCAACCTGAAAGACGATAAAAGTTATCCGTACATCCGGGTGACCAAAGAACGTTTTCCCAGAATTTTTCCCACCCGTACAATTATTCGAGACGGTTCGCGCTATTTTGGGCCGTACACGGACGTCCGCTCGATGCGAAATTTGTTGAAATCGGTGAAGCGCATTTTCCCGATCCGGAGCTGCAACTACGATTTGACCGAAGCGGTGGTGGCAAAGAAAAAATACAAGCTTTGCCTGGATTACTATATTAAAAAATGTGACGGTCCCTGTGAAGGCCTGGTGGGGGAGGAAGAGTATAATTCCATGGTCGAACGAATCGTCAATTTCATCAACGGCAAAAATAACCAGGTGGTTCGGGAGCTGCAGGAGAAGATGTGGAAATTGTCGGCTGCGCAAAGATATGAAGAGGCGGCGCGGTTTCGTGAGCAAGTGCAATCGATTCAGAATTTTCAATATAAACAAAAAGTTGTCACCGACGAGGACCTGGATAGAGATATCGTTGCAGTCGCAGTAGATGATGACGATGCTTGCGGCGTCGTCTTTAAAGTTCGTGACGGGAAGATCCTGGGCCGGCAGCACTTCTTTTTAAACGGGGTCGCTGAAGAAGCTTTTGAGTCTGTTGTGACTTCGTTTTTGAAACAATTCTATTTAAAATCTGATTTTGTTCCGGAAGAAATCCTTTTACCGACTGAAGTGGAAGACGCAGATGAGGTCAAGCAGTGGCTGTCTGAAGAAAGAGAAAAGGCCGTTAAACTGTTGAACCCAAAAAAAGGCCAGAAAGCCAAGCTTGTTAAAATGGCTCTAAAAAACGCCCGGCTTCTGCTTGAGGAGTTAAAACTTGAAAAGCTAAAAGCCAAAGACTTTATTGCTCACAGTGTAAAAGCTTTGCAGCGAGACTTGCGACTGAAGGACCCGCCGCTGAGAATTGAATGTTTCGATATTTCAAATATTCAGGGAACAGACCCGGTAGCATCGATGGTTACTTTTGTGAACGGCAGGCCGAAAAAAAGCGATTACCGGAAGTTCAAAATACGAGTAAAGGAAACCCCTGACGATTTTGCCATGATGGCCGAGGCCGTTGAAAGAAGATACCGCGGTTCGCTTGCGAATAAATTAGATTCCCCGGATCTAATTTTAGTGGATGGCGGAAAAGGCCAGTTGTCGGCTGCAGAGCAGGTTCTAAGTAAATTAAACAAAACGGGCCAACCCATTGCAGCGCTGGCCAAGCGACTTGATGAAGTCTTCGTTCCTGGCGCCTCAGAGGCGCAAAATATTCCCAAAACCTCATCCGGTCTCAAGCTGCTGCAGCAAATTCGAGACGAAGCACATCGATTTGCCGTTACTTATCACAGAACTTTGCGTAAGAAACGTACAATCCAATCGGAGCTGGACACGGTTCCCGGGGTTGGCCCCAACAGAAGAGCTGCTTTAGTCAAGTATTTTGGCTCGGTTAAAAACGTAAAAGAAGCGACCGTTGACGAATTGGCAGCGGTTGAAGGCATTCCTGTCGATGTTGCAGAGCGCATCTGGAAGCATTTTCATTTTATGAAGAAGGCAGTATGAAAAACACAGTGTTCAGGTTTTCAGGTGTTAAAGTAGCAGAACTCGCCAGAGTTCTCGGCTTGTCCAACCCGAAGTGTGGCCACTTCGGCACCATCACTAATTTTCGACACCATCCGTCTATGGTTTTTGTAATATTCCTTTTACTGCCATTGAACCTGCTTGCTTTTGGCGGCAAAAAATACGATCCCACCACACTGGTTTATCCATCATTTTTGCACACAATGGGGATACGCAAGGCCACAAAAATGCATTTGATGATTTATACCGCAAATAGAGTGAAAGTCAAAAACCCCCAGGGCCTGGCAGTTGTTCGCTTAAATTCCTGGGAGGATCCAAAAGACAAAAATGACGATGATGACGTCACCGGATATGGGGTTAATTCAGGCATAAACGTCATCGTGTATAATAAATCCATGAGCTCGCTGGGTTTTTATGGATTAAATGAAAGCGGCGAAAGAAAACTTAATAAACCCACTGCGGTGGCAGCGAACGAACTCGGGGATGTTTATGTCGCAGATACCGGCAACCATAGAATCGTTCGGTTTTTTAACCCGAAAGCGAATCTTAAATTCCTTCGCGCAATTGGCGGTGAAGGCACAATACCCGGAAGATTCAAGTCTCCCCGGGGCCTGGCGATGGATTCAAATCATATGGTCTACGTGGCCGATACAGGAAACCACAGAATACAGGTAATTCGTCCTGACGACCAGCTTCATTTATGGTTTGGAGATCAAGGGATTGAGGACGGCGAGCTCTGGCATCCCGCCGGATTAGCCGTAACCAATGGAAAAGGGCGCTGGTCTTTTTATAAAGACAGCTTTATTGTGCTCGTCGATTTGGACGGAACGCGTATACAAAAATTCAGTTTAGAAGGCGAATTTATGAAAGCCATTCGTTTGCAGGATTTTGGCTTTGAAAGCGGGCAATTGCTTTATATGGCCATAGATTACTATAGCAATATTTGGGTCACCGATTTTGCCAATCACTGCATTCACAAATTTGATCGAAATCTA comes from the candidate division KSB1 bacterium genome and includes:
- the mce gene encoding methylmalonyl-CoA epimerase, producing the protein MLKKLDHIGIAVADLEASVKKYQQITGKKSGGKEVVAEQKVATVFFPLGETRLELLKGTQPDSPISKFIEKRGEGIHHICFEVENLAQSKTDMSKTGLQFIENISEAGAAGSKVAFIHPKSTGGILIELVEYPKGDAV
- a CDS encoding excinuclease ABC subunit C — protein: MTSAQSPQEKLNTLPKKPGCYLFKDKNNKIIYIGKAKVLRTRVRSYFQDSRFEGPKIERLKTRIADFETIVTDSETEALILEMNLIKEYKPRYNINLKDDKSYPYIRVTKERFPRIFPTRTIIRDGSRYFGPYTDVRSMRNLLKSVKRIFPIRSCNYDLTEAVVAKKKYKLCLDYYIKKCDGPCEGLVGEEEYNSMVERIVNFINGKNNQVVRELQEKMWKLSAAQRYEEAARFREQVQSIQNFQYKQKVVTDEDLDRDIVAVAVDDDDACGVVFKVRDGKILGRQHFFLNGVAEEAFESVVTSFLKQFYLKSDFVPEEILLPTEVEDADEVKQWLSEEREKAVKLLNPKKGQKAKLVKMALKNARLLLEELKLEKLKAKDFIAHSVKALQRDLRLKDPPLRIECFDISNIQGTDPVASMVTFVNGRPKKSDYRKFKIRVKETPDDFAMMAEAVERRYRGSLANKLDSPDLILVDGGKGQLSAAEQVLSKLNKTGQPIAALAKRLDEVFVPGASEAQNIPKTSSGLKLLQQIRDEAHRFAVTYHRTLRKKRTIQSELDTVPGVGPNRRAALVKYFGSVKNVKEATVDELAAVEGIPVDVAERIWKHFHFMKKAV
- a CDS encoding NHL repeat-containing protein → MKNTVFRFSGVKVAELARVLGLSNPKCGHFGTITNFRHHPSMVFVIFLLLPLNLLAFGGKKYDPTTLVYPSFLHTMGIRKATKMHLMIYTANRVKVKNPQGLAVVRLNSWEDPKDKNDDDDVTGYGVNSGINVIVYNKSMSSLGFYGLNESGERKLNKPTAVAANELGDVYVADTGNHRIVRFFNPKANLKFLRAIGGEGTIPGRFKSPRGLAMDSNHMVYVADTGNHRIQVIRPDDQLHLWFGDQGIEDGELWHPAGLAVTNGKGRWSFYKDSFIVLVDLDGTRIQKFSLEGEFMKAIRLQDFGFESGQLLYMAIDYYSNIWVTDFANHCIHKFDRNLNYLTSFGRKGGGKKEFFEPRGIAIYKRFGQVFIVEKEAAQYYWVGTDILDLESNRLADKGVVELNFTLTEPTFMTLKVEGKGLKSKTIFEKRKYFTGPRKIYLDGNWNVVANSKIENLRHHGNSLNSKFARVEPGKYKFKIKVESTYSSYKYFSKEVETSILIN